A stretch of the Salmo salar chromosome ssa20, Ssal_v3.1, whole genome shotgun sequence genome encodes the following:
- the LOC106580394 gene encoding L-serine dehydratase/L-threonine deaminase yields MNNPEERALHMATPLRESLALTKIAGTTVYLKLESSQPTGSFKIRGIGHLCKTWAERGCERFVCCSGGNAGMAAAYSARKLGVPATIVVPSVTPEPTVERLRDEGADVVIHGKALNACIEYGQQLVANNPGWIFISPFDDPLIWEGHASLVKEMESQLQEKPGAMVLSVGGGGLMNGVVEGLRRAGWDNVPVVAMETMGAHSLNAAIKAGKLITLPEITSIATTLGLTRVSAQTLKLAGEHTVYSEVVTDQEAVKAVERFVDDEKVLVEPACGAALAAVYCDIIPRLQKEGKLAQDLGPVVIVVCGGNNISMEQLQKLKQQLGMSSS; encoded by the exons ATGAACAACCCAGAGGAGAGAGCTCTTCACATGGCCACCCCACTGAGGGAGAGCCTTGCCCTGACCAAAATAGCAGGCACCACTGTCTACCTGAAACTAGAGTCATCCCAGCCCACAGGATCCTTCAAGATCAGGGGCATTGGACACCTTTGCAAGACA TGGGCTGAACGAGGCTGTGAGAGATTTGTCTGTTGTTCAG GAGGAAATGCTGGTATGGCGGCTGCCTACTCTGCCCGTAAGCTTGGGGTACCTGCCACCATTGTCGTGCCCAGTGTCACCCCGGAACCAACAGTTGAGAGGCTGAGGGACGAAGGCGCCGATGTGGTCATTCATGGCAAGGCGTTGAATGCGTGCATTGAATATGGACAACAGCTTGTGGCCAACAACCCTGGATGGATCTTCATCTCTCCCTTTGATGACCCTCTCATCTG GGAGGGCCATGCGTCTCTGGTGAAGGAGATGGAGTCCCAGCTGCAGGAGAAGCCTGGGGCGATGGTGTTGTCTGTTGGAGGTGGAGGCCTCATGAATGGGGTTGTCGAAGGACTGCGTCGCGCCGGCTGGGACAATGTTCCAGTCGTAGCGATGGAGACCATGGGGGCACACAGCCTCAATGCTGCTATAAAGGCTGGGAAGTTGATCACTCTGCCTGAGATCACAAG CATTGCCACAACGTTGGGCCTGACAAGAGTATCTGCACAGACCCTGAAACTTGCTGGCGAACATACCGTTTACTCCGAGGTGGTCACAGACCAGGAGGCTGTCAAAGCTGTCGAGCGCTTTGTTG ACGATGAGAAGGTCCTGGTGGAGCCTGCGTGTGGCGCTGCCCTGGCAGCTGTGTACTGTGACATCATCCCCAGACTGCAGAAGGAGGGCAAGCTGGCGCAGGACCTGGGCCCTGTGGTGATCGTGGTGTGTGGAGGCAACAACATCAGCATGGAACAGCTCCAGAAACTGAAGCAGCAGTTGGGCATGTCATCTAgctag